One Parachlamydia sp. AcF125 DNA segment encodes these proteins:
- a CDS encoding bifunctional UDP-N-acetylmuramoyl-tripeptide:D-alanyl-D-alanine ligase/alanine racemase: MESFDLRSCPFFQQAGGDLSSPAIIEHVSIDSRRVFSPHTLFVALKGQTHDGHAFIAEAAKAGARYALVRQGWRSSDPIPNMTLLRVDNPLKAFQSIAKAYRQQRKHCKVVAIGGSHGKTMLKDLLETMLAKQYRVVASPESFNSQIGVPLSLFKIKDTHEIALIEAAFSQPGEMEILSNIINPEHVILTAIGAKHLHTLGSLELTAQETMKLLSSLKESSWALIPSTPLLKPYLTDYKAQFLYWSQADSTLPYAAPCADLSQMAVPYAVHFPDQHLFKGEMTKGFSYFLDLINIACKSAWLFQVSSQAISEALHSHQLEPMRTEIWKSPTGTVFINEPYSSDPQSIDQALARLHYLASNEKKTLIFGGLKGISEQREHEYRRIGLAITHHLIHHLILIGSSLEFQPLVQKLNPSTTLSFYPTITQALHHLRKAEEPNQVVLIKGSQKISLDFLTETYHDSICTNQSVINLATIEFNLKLIQQRLPPHTRLMVMVKALAYGTEDIQIAKFLKACQIDILGVSYVDEGIALKRAGVKQAIFALSATPYEITKILKWGIEIGASDQTFIQALAKEASAQKKEIKVHLHIDTGMGRFGCRPEKALILAQMIHASPFLKLEGAMTHFACAEDPKQDAFTCQQIKRFDETLADIEAHGIPIPWKHAANSSAALRFNLPQYNMVRIGLATYGLFPSAAVHDSLNLKLALSLLSRIVGINLCKQGETISYGRNYTVEKPLQRIGVLPIGYFDGLHRHYSGKGWVLVHGQKAPMVGNICMDFMMIDITDIPTAQVGDTVLIFGEDEHGHYLSPEEFANQGNSIVHELVTCIGPRIPRIFIYEES, from the coding sequence TGGAAAGTTTTGATTTACGCTCTTGCCCTTTTTTTCAACAAGCTGGCGGAGACCTTTCTTCCCCTGCAATCATTGAACATGTCTCGATTGATTCCCGCCGAGTATTTTCTCCCCACACTCTCTTTGTAGCCTTAAAAGGGCAAACACATGATGGACATGCCTTCATTGCTGAGGCAGCTAAAGCTGGTGCAAGATACGCGTTAGTTCGCCAAGGTTGGCGCTCTTCCGATCCGATCCCCAATATGACTTTACTGCGCGTAGACAACCCCTTAAAAGCTTTTCAATCCATTGCGAAAGCTTATCGGCAGCAAAGAAAACATTGTAAAGTTGTGGCAATTGGAGGATCGCATGGAAAAACGATGCTGAAAGATCTCTTAGAAACTATGCTTGCCAAGCAGTATCGCGTGGTGGCTTCTCCAGAAAGCTTTAATAGTCAGATCGGCGTTCCATTAAGTCTCTTTAAAATTAAAGATACGCATGAGATTGCGCTAATAGAAGCCGCGTTTTCGCAGCCAGGAGAAATGGAAATTCTTTCGAATATAATTAATCCCGAGCATGTTATTTTGACTGCGATTGGAGCTAAACATCTGCATACCTTAGGCAGTTTAGAATTGACAGCCCAGGAAACGATGAAGCTTTTAAGTTCTTTAAAAGAAAGCAGCTGGGCATTGATCCCTTCAACTCCACTTCTTAAACCCTATCTAACTGATTATAAAGCTCAATTTCTGTATTGGTCTCAGGCCGATTCTACCCTCCCTTATGCGGCTCCTTGCGCCGATCTGTCCCAAATGGCTGTTCCTTATGCAGTGCATTTTCCCGATCAACACCTCTTTAAAGGAGAAATGACGAAAGGATTTTCTTATTTTCTCGATTTAATCAATATAGCCTGTAAATCGGCTTGGTTATTTCAAGTGTCCTCCCAAGCAATCAGCGAAGCTTTGCACAGTCATCAATTAGAGCCCATGCGTACAGAGATTTGGAAATCGCCCACGGGAACCGTCTTTATCAACGAGCCTTATAGCTCTGATCCTCAATCTATCGATCAAGCCTTAGCACGCCTCCATTATTTAGCCTCTAATGAAAAAAAGACCCTGATTTTTGGAGGGCTTAAAGGAATTAGCGAGCAGCGCGAGCATGAATATCGGAGGATTGGCCTAGCCATCACGCATCACCTCATTCACCACCTTATCCTGATCGGCTCTTCTCTAGAGTTTCAACCTTTAGTCCAAAAACTTAACCCTTCTACCACACTTTCTTTCTATCCAACCATCACCCAAGCTCTCCACCATTTGCGAAAGGCAGAAGAGCCTAATCAAGTGGTGCTAATAAAGGGGTCCCAAAAAATTTCCCTAGATTTTCTCACAGAAACCTATCATGACAGCATTTGTACTAATCAAAGCGTGATTAACCTCGCGACCATTGAATTCAACCTAAAACTAATCCAACAAAGATTGCCTCCTCATACGCGCTTGATGGTAATGGTAAAAGCACTTGCCTACGGGACAGAAGACATTCAAATCGCAAAGTTTTTAAAAGCGTGCCAGATTGATATTCTGGGCGTTTCTTATGTTGATGAGGGAATTGCCTTAAAAAGAGCTGGGGTCAAACAAGCTATATTCGCCCTTTCCGCCACTCCTTATGAAATCACCAAAATTCTCAAGTGGGGGATTGAAATTGGAGCTAGTGACCAAACTTTTATTCAAGCTTTAGCTAAGGAGGCCTCTGCCCAAAAAAAAGAAATTAAAGTCCATTTACACATTGATACAGGGATGGGTCGTTTTGGCTGCCGGCCTGAAAAAGCCTTGATTCTAGCCCAAATGATCCACGCCTCTCCCTTTCTTAAGTTGGAAGGAGCCATGACCCATTTTGCCTGCGCAGAAGACCCCAAGCAGGATGCCTTCACCTGTCAGCAAATTAAAAGATTTGACGAGACTTTAGCGGATATAGAAGCACATGGCATACCTATTCCTTGGAAGCATGCTGCAAATTCAAGCGCTGCGCTCCGTTTCAATTTGCCTCAATATAACATGGTGCGGATCGGATTAGCCACCTATGGGCTTTTTCCTTCGGCCGCAGTACACGACTCGCTCAATCTTAAATTAGCCCTCTCCCTCCTTTCTCGCATTGTAGGAATTAATCTATGCAAACAAGGCGAGACAATTAGCTATGGACGCAACTACACAGTGGAAAAACCGCTTCAAAGAATTGGAGTTCTTCCGATCGGATATTTTGATGGGTTACATCGCCATTACAGCGGAAAAGGATGGGTGCTCGTGCACGGACAAAAAGCGCCGATGGTCGGCAATATTTGCATGGACTTCATGATGATTGACATTACAGATATTCCAACCGCTCAAGTGGGAGATACCGTTTTGATATTTGGAGAGGATGAACACGGACATTATCTTTCCCCTGAGGAATTTGCCAATCAAGGAAATTCGATCGTGCACGAATTAGTGACCTGCATTGGGCCTCGCATCCCCCGCATTTTCATTTATGAAGAGTCTTAA
- a CDS encoding recombinase family protein, whose translation MRSRNTKGGIRRALKEGHYPYGTPPKGYSKDNSAAKTSLLVPNEEAPLSGEAFEMFSTGLYTAEQVRKTCVKKGLKIGKTQFGLLLRNSVYIGKIYVPKLDQEPACLVNGIHQGSVPEKTFSNVQRILLQRENDNAHLVAKEKYSEELPLRGHLKYPDCGRNLTGSLSSGNGGKYAYYHCQHGCKMRLGALEVNEKFDDYLKSLRPKPEVTELYLAMREATFKAKEGDREQQLGKLKAS comes from the coding sequence ATACGATCACGCAATACCAAAGGCGGGATTAGACGTGCTTTAAAAGAAGGCCACTATCCTTATGGGACACCACCAAAAGGCTATTCAAAGGACAATAGTGCTGCAAAAACTTCTCTTTTAGTTCCTAACGAGGAAGCTCCTTTGAGTGGAGAAGCTTTTGAAATGTTTTCTACAGGATTATATACCGCAGAACAAGTGCGAAAAACCTGTGTAAAGAAAGGTCTCAAAATTGGAAAAACTCAATTTGGACTACTTCTTCGAAATTCTGTTTATATTGGTAAAATTTATGTTCCAAAATTAGATCAGGAACCAGCCTGTTTAGTAAATGGCATTCACCAAGGGAGTGTTCCAGAAAAAACTTTTTCAAATGTACAACGCATTTTGCTTCAAAGAGAAAATGACAATGCTCATTTAGTTGCTAAAGAGAAATATAGTGAAGAGTTACCCTTAAGAGGTCATCTAAAGTACCCTGATTGTGGACGAAACTTAACAGGAAGTTTGTCTTCTGGAAATGGTGGTAAATATGCCTATTACCATTGTCAGCATGGATGTAAAATGCGACTAGGCGCCCTAGAAGTAAATGAGAAATTCGATGATTATTTAAAAAGCCTTCGTCCAAAACCAGAAGTGACAGAGTTGTATTTAGCCATGAGGGAAGCCACCTTCAAGGCGAAAGAAGGTGATAGAGAACAACAACTTGGCAAGCTAAAAGCTAGCTAG
- a CDS encoding M56 family metallopeptidase has protein sequence MDKISFFILNIFLNSLLSFVTVVLLIEGIIFLLRIPQGRIAAILRMIPIVKLPLDLCLYDFSRWSYSHGINPLNCQEGTRMLSIVFGGISDFTEWLLLPVSSSIQFTVLGNMTFTVADILGYSMGSKLLGIFTLLFTLITVTLLFTKCLKCYQSIKSLNSLEKTARLNNRKTRNFTITSYLKNYQLQILTSSSLRGSPFVAGLTSYNVYVPEQLSKALSRREYEAVLAHEIEHIRHKDSLVRLILDFIESIFWWVPTKWLHKRIEEGQEVGCDLKCEKYRIHPNDLASAICKSVRHSINAPTHIFAHHLTKNTVYKRVDILLKPKSIRFRRVSYICSVFATGIAFLVILVGRFWIF, from the coding sequence ATGGATAAGATTTCGTTTTTCATTCTCAATATTTTTCTTAATAGCCTACTTTCTTTTGTTACTGTTGTCCTCTTGATCGAAGGGATAATTTTTCTGCTGCGAATACCACAGGGAAGGATTGCTGCAATCCTACGAATGATTCCGATTGTTAAACTTCCTTTAGATCTATGCTTATACGATTTCTCAAGATGGTCTTATTCACATGGAATTAATCCTCTGAATTGCCAAGAGGGAACTCGAATGCTTTCGATAGTTTTTGGAGGCATAAGCGACTTTACCGAATGGCTCCTTTTACCCGTAAGCTCAAGTATCCAATTTACTGTGCTGGGGAATATGACTTTTACAGTCGCAGATATTCTTGGTTACTCCATGGGATCAAAACTTTTAGGCATTTTTACTCTACTTTTCACCCTGATTACAGTGACTTTGCTGTTTACAAAATGTCTTAAGTGCTATCAGTCTATAAAATCTTTAAACTCGTTGGAAAAAACTGCCAGACTTAACAATAGAAAAACCAGAAATTTTACCATAACTTCCTATCTGAAAAATTATCAATTACAGATTTTGACCTCATCTAGCCTTAGAGGATCTCCATTTGTTGCAGGACTAACTTCTTACAATGTTTATGTTCCAGAACAGCTATCGAAGGCTCTTTCTCGAAGAGAATATGAAGCGGTTTTAGCGCACGAAATAGAACATATTCGACATAAAGACAGCTTAGTGCGCCTAATTTTAGATTTTATAGAATCAATTTTTTGGTGGGTGCCTACCAAATGGCTACATAAACGTATTGAAGAAGGTCAAGAAGTTGGATGCGATCTCAAATGTGAAAAATACAGAATACATCCTAATGACCTAGCTTCTGCTATTTGTAAATCTGTTCGTCACTCCATAAATGCTCCAACTCATATCTTTGCTCATCATCTTACTAAAAATACCGTTTATAAGCGTGTCGATATTCTTCTAAAGCCGAAATCTATACGCTTTAGAAGAGTAAGCTATATTTGTTCGGTTTTTGCAACCGGAATAGCTTTCTTAGTGATTCTTGTAGGGAGGTTTTGGATTTTCTAA
- a CDS encoding BlaI/MecI/CopY family transcriptional regulator, which translates to MERLGFGELELSILKIVRELGRVTVREVYERLGSEGSYTTIMTVMSRLSDKGELTREKEGKQYLYWVSSQNESSSKSILKRIQDKIFGGKPTALVSYLLADEEITDEDLKEIENLIQKRRTEKKHG; encoded by the coding sequence ATGGAAAGGCTGGGTTTTGGAGAGCTTGAATTATCAATCCTTAAGATCGTTCGAGAATTAGGTCGAGTAACGGTTCGTGAAGTCTATGAAAGGCTTGGGAGCGAAGGCAGTTATACAACAATTATGACAGTGATGAGTCGGCTATCTGATAAAGGCGAGCTGACAAGAGAAAAGGAAGGAAAGCAGTATCTTTATTGGGTAAGTTCTCAAAATGAATCTTCTTCAAAGAGTATTTTAAAGCGCATCCAAGATAAAATCTTTGGAGGAAAGCCTACGGCATTGGTTAGTTATCTGCTAGCAGATGAGGAAATCACCGATGAAGATCTAAAAGAAATTGAAAATCTTATTCAAAAAAGAAGAACCGAGAAAAAGCATGGATAA
- a CDS encoding DUF1963 domain-containing protein: protein MEKREMIASIRKFGKPAYIAKKGLSVTKKWDPVKKELSYLVPGQGDKFLFDEPLSLIGGISHRLKEEKWPSTETQYLIPLVQITSHNLPIFSALFGSENKVISLYCPENPIYLEKEGRWIAEIREYPDPTLLLGASIPKNIPQEEQITLIVWEKVMDYPPNDLFEFFFPEDLAEAIRYELSEEYGDDYYEGAFSTAEGTKVGGYPYCLQHEPAPWQGLRESSKDWSFVMQIDGRDFTKLNLGRDGIMHIFQHNQTKEWFCDLQFG, encoded by the coding sequence ATGGAAAAACGAGAAATGATAGCCTCAATAAGAAAATTTGGCAAACCTGCCTATATAGCTAAAAAAGGGCTTTCTGTTACAAAAAAATGGGATCCTGTTAAAAAAGAATTAAGCTATTTGGTTCCTGGCCAAGGAGATAAGTTTCTATTTGATGAGCCTCTTTCCCTGATTGGAGGAATTTCTCATCGTTTAAAAGAGGAAAAATGGCCGTCTACTGAAACACAATACTTGATCCCACTTGTACAAATTACTTCTCATAATTTACCTATCTTTTCAGCTCTTTTTGGCTCAGAGAATAAAGTGATAAGCCTATATTGCCCTGAAAATCCTATTTATTTGGAAAAGGAGGGTAGATGGATAGCAGAAATTAGAGAATATCCCGATCCTACTCTATTACTGGGGGCCTCTATTCCCAAAAATATTCCGCAAGAGGAGCAAATAACTTTAATTGTGTGGGAGAAAGTGATGGATTATCCTCCAAATGATTTATTTGAATTTTTTTTTCCAGAAGATTTAGCAGAAGCTATTCGCTATGAGCTAAGCGAAGAATATGGCGATGACTACTATGAGGGAGCTTTTTCTACCGCTGAAGGCACGAAGGTTGGAGGCTATCCCTATTGCTTACAACACGAACCCGCACCTTGGCAAGGCCTAAGGGAGAGTTCCAAAGACTGGAGTTTTGTTATGCAAATAGATGGCAGGGATTTCACTAAGCTCAACCTTGGGAGGGATGGAATCATGCATATTTTCCAACATAACCAGACAAAAGAATGGTTTTGTGATTTGCAATTTGGCTAA
- a CDS encoding phosphatidylglycerol lysyltransferase domain-containing protein: MDIHEVNEKEKKLFIRYGSAASEAMFDFPCHFFRIPSCQGVIAYRIEYGCAIVFGEPICPPRETSMLVEAFHYHCQEENLNIIYIIVSEKFAKWAKSSYCNILIEACSELIFDPEIDPCLASNRLRHRVEKASKRGLTVHEYIPFDAEIEDTLKHIGVKWHKAIKGPHIYLGHLNFFESYMGKRWFYAKEGEKITGMIMLSRVEASHGWLLKFLTTSPDASPATSEFLMTSVLEILRKENCRFLSKGTAPANFLGEVSGLGYISMHILSTLYKVISKIFKFEKRKEYWLRYGPKVVPSYLLFHRPHIGLNEIRALMKVFKTMI; the protein is encoded by the coding sequence ATGGACATACATGAAGTAAATGAAAAAGAAAAAAAGTTATTTATCCGCTATGGCTCTGCTGCCTCCGAAGCGATGTTTGATTTCCCTTGCCATTTCTTTCGCATTCCTAGCTGCCAAGGAGTGATTGCTTATCGGATCGAATATGGGTGCGCAATCGTTTTCGGAGAACCTATATGCCCACCTCGCGAGACATCCATGCTGGTAGAAGCCTTTCACTATCATTGTCAAGAAGAAAACTTAAATATTATTTATATTATCGTTTCCGAAAAATTTGCCAAATGGGCCAAAAGCTCTTATTGCAATATCCTAATTGAAGCGTGTTCTGAACTCATTTTTGATCCTGAAATTGACCCATGCCTGGCTAGCAATAGATTGCGCCACAGAGTAGAAAAAGCCTCTAAGCGTGGATTAACCGTGCATGAATACATCCCGTTTGATGCTGAAATTGAAGACACTCTTAAACACATCGGCGTTAAATGGCATAAAGCAATAAAAGGCCCTCATATTTATCTAGGGCATCTCAACTTTTTTGAAAGTTATATGGGGAAGCGATGGTTTTATGCCAAGGAGGGTGAAAAGATAACAGGGATGATTATGTTAAGTCGAGTAGAAGCTAGCCATGGATGGCTGCTAAAATTTTTAACCACTTCCCCCGATGCTTCTCCTGCTACTTCAGAATTTTTAATGACCTCCGTATTGGAGATACTAAGGAAAGAAAACTGCCGCTTTCTCTCAAAAGGAACAGCTCCCGCAAATTTTTTAGGAGAAGTGAGCGGTCTAGGATATATTTCTATGCACATTTTGAGCACGCTTTATAAAGTGATAAGCAAGATCTTCAAATTTGAAAAACGGAAAGAATACTGGCTTAGATATGGTCCAAAAGTTGTTCCTTCTTACCTTCTCTTTCATCGTCCTCATATTGGCCTGAATGAAATTAGGGCTCTTATGAAAGTTTTTAAAACGATGATTTAA
- a CDS encoding ferritin-like domain-containing protein, translating to MKGQALTQLFITELAEMYDSENQIIEFLPHLIELASYQDLKEALTNHLNETKNQVKRLKKVFSLLDLEILGKNCIAMKSLLQAAEERTKKISKSFTLDAAIISATQKVEHYEMASYGTLRSFANHLGYDKEIIKLLQETLDEEGSADKKLTKIADGTFFSSGVNKEAVSEEAASQPQKRR from the coding sequence ATGAAAGGCCAAGCTTTAACTCAATTATTTATCACTGAACTTGCAGAAATGTATGATTCAGAAAATCAGATCATTGAATTTCTTCCCCATTTGATTGAACTAGCCTCTTATCAAGACTTAAAAGAAGCCTTAACGAACCATTTAAATGAAACCAAAAATCAAGTTAAACGACTTAAAAAAGTATTTTCGCTTTTAGATTTAGAGATCCTAGGAAAAAATTGTATAGCAATGAAAAGCCTTTTACAAGCTGCCGAAGAGCGTACAAAAAAAATCTCGAAATCCTTTACCTTAGATGCTGCTATTATCAGTGCCACTCAAAAAGTGGAACACTATGAAATGGCTTCCTACGGAACCTTGCGAAGCTTTGCCAATCATTTAGGCTATGACAAAGAAATAATCAAGCTGCTACAAGAAACGTTAGATGAAGAGGGCAGCGCTGATAAAAAACTCACCAAGATTGCCGATGGCACCTTCTTTTCAAGCGGGGTAAACAAAGAGGCTGTAAGTGAAGAAGCAGCTTCCCAACCACAGAAAAGACGCTAA
- a CDS encoding HDIG domain-containing metalloprotein → MNDRSSELENYNELKFSREQGFFDKNLGIRFLIGLVFMIPLFMVLHFREVRIKTLELNHYAPSYIVAQVDTNFYNEEATILLKQEMVKDLGKIYRISEKEINQRRLEFENFLIFNQDWRKSAPESSFEDVYKGGDNFVEALLKLRLTDPRTLQKARENEIAIENYQIYTPAELSEPVSLPSQIWKKLQTIALPRSEFHDGTIQFVSEYFQEKFWNLEEDASAERELRKRIQAKVPDKYTHISAGSRIIDQGEKVNARHIAVLQAMKEALREKRNLSSPLTLLGSFLLTLVLTGISILYFRSNHPNILSSNRKLFLLVTVTILTFGFAKLAEFFLLNTKTHLMEAVRYPLLVPFAAILLCSLMNPAVATFTSGFLAVVLGKTLAFDRQGFLLLNLIAAIIAILSTHSLRRRKEILVVCAKAWLGCALTVLAMHLYKSTQWSSGLLADLMSTAIFMLLTAISVVGLLPLLESAFRIMTDVSLMEYMDPNNDLLRRLTIEAPGTYQHSIVVGNLAEAAALAIGANGLFCRVSTLYHDIGKMATPQYFTENQQGGMNIHQLLTPQESAQVIMAHVAEGVAIARKAGLPEQFIEVIKEHHGTTLVYYFYRKQLEKMGGDKTLVNEKEFRYAGPKPRSKESAIIMIADTVEAASRSLDQINEDSLMELATRLIREKADDGQFDECLLTFEELAKVKETLVHTLVAYSHSRIKYPKKETSQEEVLC, encoded by the coding sequence ATGAACGATCGATCTAGTGAGCTTGAGAATTATAACGAGCTCAAATTTTCTCGCGAGCAGGGCTTTTTTGATAAAAACCTTGGAATAAGATTCTTGATCGGCTTAGTGTTTATGATCCCCTTGTTTATGGTTCTTCACTTTCGAGAAGTCAGGATCAAAACATTGGAGCTTAACCATTATGCGCCCAGCTATATTGTGGCTCAAGTCGATACCAACTTTTACAACGAAGAAGCAACCATTCTTCTCAAGCAAGAAATGGTTAAAGATTTAGGAAAAATTTATCGCATTTCAGAAAAAGAAATCAATCAAAGACGCTTAGAATTTGAAAACTTTCTCATCTTTAATCAAGATTGGCGGAAATCTGCTCCTGAAAGCTCTTTTGAAGATGTATATAAAGGGGGGGATAATTTCGTCGAAGCTTTGCTAAAGCTTCGATTGACAGATCCTAGAACCCTTCAAAAAGCGAGAGAAAACGAGATAGCAATAGAAAATTATCAAATCTATACGCCAGCGGAGCTTTCAGAACCTGTTAGCCTTCCTTCTCAAATTTGGAAAAAACTGCAAACAATCGCATTGCCGAGAAGTGAGTTTCACGACGGTACTATTCAATTTGTTAGCGAATATTTTCAAGAAAAGTTTTGGAATTTAGAAGAGGATGCATCGGCAGAACGGGAATTGCGAAAACGTATCCAAGCAAAAGTGCCCGATAAATATACTCACATCAGCGCAGGCAGCCGCATCATTGATCAAGGGGAAAAAGTCAATGCGCGGCATATTGCGGTCCTTCAAGCTATGAAAGAAGCTTTGAGAGAAAAACGCAATCTAAGTAGCCCTCTCACTTTATTGGGAAGCTTTTTACTGACCCTTGTGTTAACGGGAATCTCGATTTTATATTTTCGCTCTAATCATCCAAATATCCTCTCCTCTAATCGGAAGCTTTTCTTGCTTGTCACTGTTACTATCCTCACGTTTGGTTTTGCAAAGTTAGCTGAATTTTTCTTACTCAACACAAAGACACATCTTATGGAAGCTGTTCGCTATCCTTTGCTTGTACCTTTTGCTGCCATTTTGTTATGTAGTTTAATGAATCCTGCTGTAGCGACATTTACAAGTGGATTTTTAGCTGTTGTTCTAGGAAAGACTTTGGCATTTGATCGTCAAGGGTTTTTGCTGCTCAACTTGATCGCGGCTATTATCGCTATACTGAGTACCCATTCTCTTCGACGTAGAAAAGAAATTTTGGTGGTATGTGCTAAGGCATGGTTGGGGTGTGCGCTGACGGTTTTAGCTATGCACCTTTATAAAAGTACTCAATGGAGTTCAGGGCTTTTAGCTGATTTAATGAGTACGGCTATTTTTATGCTATTAACCGCCATATCGGTTGTTGGCTTGCTGCCGTTGCTTGAGTCTGCTTTCCGCATTATGACGGATGTCTCTTTGATGGAATATATGGATCCTAATAATGACCTTTTGCGACGGTTGACAATAGAAGCCCCTGGTACTTACCAGCATTCTATTGTGGTTGGCAACTTAGCTGAAGCAGCCGCCTTAGCCATTGGAGCAAACGGTTTATTTTGTCGCGTGAGCACTCTTTATCACGATATTGGCAAAATGGCCACGCCCCAATATTTTACTGAAAATCAGCAAGGAGGTATGAATATTCACCAACTCCTCACCCCCCAAGAATCGGCGCAGGTGATTATGGCGCATGTCGCTGAAGGGGTGGCTATTGCCCGTAAAGCGGGGCTTCCTGAGCAATTTATTGAAGTTATTAAAGAACACCATGGCACGACTTTGGTTTACTACTTTTATAGGAAGCAACTGGAGAAGATGGGAGGGGATAAAACCTTAGTGAATGAAAAAGAATTTCGCTATGCAGGTCCAAAACCGCGCAGTAAAGAATCTGCCATTATTATGATCGCGGATACAGTTGAAGCTGCTTCCCGTTCTTTAGACCAAATCAATGAAGATTCTTTAATGGAGCTTGCGACTCGATTAATTCGAGAAAAAGCAGATGATGGCCAATTTGATGAATGTCTATTAACTTTTGAAGAATTGGCAAAAGTTAAAGAAACTTTAGTGCATACCTTGGTTGCTTACAGCCATTCCCGGATTAAATATCCTAAAAAAGAAACTTCTCAAGAGGAAGTTCTTTGCTGA